The genome window TTGATTGGTCCAAACTTTGAAAACAACCCCTATCACCGGCGCTATATATATGGCGCCTCCCCCATTTTTTAATCTCATAAAGCCTTTCGTAATGGTGTTTGGGGCTTTATAAGAGCTTTATGTGGGTGCataacgccccactacacatACAGTAAGAGTAAAGTTGCGTTGCtttaagaaaaaagaaaaagcTAAAGGTAAAAAGTTGGACTCATATTTATAAATAACAATTATGTTCTCATTAAAAGTCACAAGTTAAAAGAAGTGAGCATATAGTTTATTTATACTATTTGTAGTGGTTAAACAAAATAATGCCTCCATCATGGGGATTATTCGacatgtggcagtccagtcagcatggggcgttattgtAAAAagggcgtagtgggaataatggcTGATAATGCCCCTttcaatcattaaacaaaaaaaagcaaactattttctcattggtGGGTCAAACCCAGTCAACCATTCTACAAACCATGTTAGGCGTTTTATATATAATGCcccaccaatttttttttcaaaaataatgccctatgtaatggggAAGGGGGCGTTTTTTTGCCctataatgccccactacacataGTCTTATAGGAAGTTGACCCAACTCACGACATGGTCAAAGATGATGGCGTATTTGAACAAGCACTTgtcaaaaaaaatttttgtgtcttCCAAGTAGATGACTTGTATAATTTTCTTCAGTATAAAAGCAATACATATCCACAACCAGCAACACCACCAATGACCAAACCCAGAATCAATATCTAATTGTTTTGATACCACCCTCAAATAGTAGTTTTCATTTACCATCAATGGAGGACTTACCATCAAACATCATGGTTGATATTCTTTCAAGACTTCCGGTCAAGACAATAATCCACTGCAGGTGCGTATGCAAGAAGTGGCGAAATATAGTTTCGGAGTCTCACTTTGCTAATATTCACCTTTCGCGATCACCTGCTGGTTTGATGATCTGGCATCAATCTGAGCAGCTTATGACCGGTTACTGTAAACCAGGCGTATTGAAGTGGGTGGAGATTAGTGACGATGACCACCGTTTACTCCATGACCCTGTCATGAGCCTTGATCTGAGTCTTGCACCGGTTTTCCAAAATGTTCAAATACAACAGGTGGGCTCAGTCAATGGTTTGCTATGCTTATGGAAATTTGGTCCTGAAGGTGATAACACTTTTATATGCAATCCCATTACCAGAGAATACATGATCCTCCCTAGGCAAAAATACTATAGAGAAGGTTATGCCATAATCGTTTATGGTTTTGGAGTCGGTTTACAGACGAAGGAATACAAAGTTATACGGACTTTCCAAGGGGATATTCCACCAAACCAATATGGAAGTACGTCTCGACCAAGTCTATTAGAAGCCGAGGTTTTCACCCTTGGCACGGGCCAGTGGAGGAGTCTTGGCCATGTCCCATATTGGCTCAGTGGGTGGGATGGGCCATTTCTATACGGCAAAGCTCATTGGATGGTTGTTGACCAGGATGCCCCAGAAAAGCTTTGTACTTTCGATTTCGACAAGGAGACATTTCAGTTATTTCCATCTCCCCCATCTGAAGCTATAGAAGATAGTAGCATCCATTTCCAAAGTTTGGCAGTCTTAAATGGTTGTTTAAGTCAATCTGATACCTACGATTCTCAATTTATGATATGGGTGATGAAGGAATACGGGATGAAAAAGTCGTGGCATAAAGAAGTGGTGACCAAGCTGTTGGGAATCAGTGTATCATAATATTAGCGGAAGCGATTTATATAATTTACCAAAAGCCgattatataaatttgatttattaaTCCGATTAATAAATATTCCCAATCAGGATCAAGGTTATACGCGTATAAACAAATAAAAGGAATAAACAACCATAGAGGGTTTTAGTAATCAACCTTTGACGACTACACCGGAATTGTAACACGCGGGTTACAACGAATCCTCGCTAGTAGGAAGTTCACAACCGAGCACAAGATACCCGAGAGTAGAACCGGCCAAGAAGGAGGCGGCGGCGATGCTTGGTTGACGGCAAGAGGATGGCGGCCAAGCTTAGGAGGGtggctagggttttgtgttttaTAAAAGTGTGTCTAGGGTTTCCACCTTAAACATCCTTTTATAAAACCCAATCTTACATTAAGGCCCTTTAAGATTATACAATTATAATCCTcttaataataatctaattaatattaagtccctcgggtttaaactattattatttcacaAATAATAATCTACCTACTCGTGAACATATACGATTCGTGTACCAACGTGTAACTCTTCGGATCGTACCGAGTTAGTTACGTTGACTTTAATTAACTTCGGACATACatatatccaacaatctcccacttggacgaTTTTAATTAAATGAGTCAACGTGTGCAGAGTTGGACGCCTAGCTGCATCGCACTGCTCTTAACACGGCATGACACTTTACAGTCGTCAACTAGTTCTTTGCGTTCAAGTAACACTTTACTTAACCAAATACTATAGCCCTGATAATTCTATCAATAAGTCCCTTCTGTATAGAACATTCGTTGATCATAAGACATGGATCATTCATTCTTATATAGTGATCAACCATTCTCTATTCTCGTCTTTAATTCAAAGTGGTCTAACGAACTACTTTTAGTTCGAGCGTGGCCACGCGTTTATTCCAGTTTGAGTTAACGAGGGCGCCAGAATGTCTAAACTTCTAATCCTATAGAAGTACAGAATTCCATCAGCATCATACAACTCCCACTTGACCTTGGATTCCTCCCAACACTACCCGGATTACTACCCATGTTTCAGGACAGTGTTAGATAACATCAAAGATTGTCCTTGATCAATGTAGTTTAATATGTGCCTAAGGAAAAAGGACAGATTGAACAtttctatactatattataatgcaggAGGGAAGGATTCCCAAAAGTTAAGAACTTCTTCTccctttatttataaataaacccctagaatgagggtaaattggtcttttaaaccataattattttTTAGTCCCTCAATCTCTTACATTTAAATCCTTTACATTTAACATAATTATGGGTAATTAGTTACACTTTCCCCCCTCTTTAATTCTTTAACGTATTCCTGCGATATGTTACAACctgtaatgttttaaaaaaatctaaaGGTACCATGACGATCGGCACATTTTTTTAAACGTTTCGAtagttttctttttttagtttcgcTGTGCGTTCATAAAGTACAAATAGCAGATGCGTAAATGTACAATTGATTAAAGCCAACATTTTTTTTATCCAAACCCGCTTTGACTATGTAAATGTACAATTAATTAAAGCCAACTTTTATTAACTTTTAAAGCTCATGTGCAAGCATTTCAAGCACATCAAATTAGGAAAAAGTCATAAAGCCCTTCCCTTCAAAAACGCACAGTTAGGTGGGACAAGAAAAACCCATaatcatattttgaatttcaaaccCACTCTCAGATGATAACCAGGATCTCgatctgctctctctctctctctctctctccatcatTAAACCGAAGAAGAAAAAGAGCATCAGTTTTTCCAGATTAGATCTGAAGGTACTCCGGCTAAGGTAAACCTCCAAACCCTAATCGAGTTCCCGTTTGTTTAAATGGTAAATAACCACCGACCTGTGGTTGTGTGGTCATTAACGTGGACAACGACCAGCGTTATGGAAGGCAACACAGACGGTGGACAACGACCAGGGTTAGTATTAATCTCGAGTCTACATGTGTTTCAGGTTTGACAATCTTAGGATACCTAGAGAAAACTTGTTGAATTCAGGCTGCTACTATGATCTCATCATTTGCCGACCATAGCTTCTCAAACGGCTGTATATTGGTGAAGAGATTAACACAAGACAATCTGACACATCAGCTTCCACGCCATCATTTTGACCCGGTAAACAGGTATgctattttaaatttaaatgtaTGCAATTTATATGTAATTGTGTTAACGTTAAGGTTTTTGGAATGAAGTGATGCAGATTAGCATGGAGGTTGTCTGACAAGAACtcacactttgaatccttttaggGAGGTAATATATGTACATATTAGTTGAGGCAATCATAACTGGTCCTCTTATGTACTTGCAGCTAGCACCTTGTATTCTTTGGAAAGTCTGTGTTGCTGGTTAAAAACACTTGAGTTTATTCTTTTCTCACCACAACTTGTTAATCAGAAGGCAGGAAATCCGATGGTGAAGACGGATTGGGCAAGCTATAAACGGAGGTAATGATTCGGCTAGAACTTTCCATACGGTGGTGACGATGGTGGTCCTTAAGAATCACGTAAATATTATCGATAGATTCCAAGGGTTCCGGCGAAGACGATGGTCCGGTAAGTCTTTCTCCACTTCCATTGGTTGTTAGATTGATCCGTGTAATGACGATTTTGACTGGTTGTTACAGCTTTCCGACAATGGTTTCGACACCTCTGATGAACTCCGGTGGAGGAGACTAGGGTTTCGTTGAAggtaaataaaaatatgttttatgATACTTTGAATTCATCATGTATTTTGATTTGCTTCGATTCTGGTAACAATAAAATAATAATGTTTTCGCTCCCACTGGTTGCCCATTGATTGAATGTTTTGACATTGCTCATGTTTCCGGTCATAAAGTATGGAGAGTTGAAAGGAATCATGCAATATATTGTTGCATAttatgataaaaaataaaatggATGAATTTTCTCCCAGAGCAACCCAGCCTCCCATATTAAAAACGAACAATTCTGACCCGTACTGAACTCACTCGACCTACCCATGTTTCTACCCTCTACTATGTAAAAGTTTGTATTTTTTAGACATAATGTTGAGATATATCATCCAGCTGAAGGAGAAGCATATAGTGTATTTACAAGAGTTGATGTTGATGAAAATGAGGAAGGATTTGGTGATATCGACAATGAGTTTGATCTATCAAATGGTGTTTCTGACTCGCTTCTTTCTACACACCTTGATTATAGGCGGTGACCATATAATGCATACGATTTTCCCACTTCATGGTCAAGAGGTAGGAATATCATGACATTTTATTTCTGCAATTCAAATCATGTGTAAATCAGTAGAAGATAGGATACAAAAGTTTCCTAATTTTTATCATATATGGTTAACAGGTGTTATTATAATGACAATCCtcatttctattttttttttttttgattaacATTGTAGTGTCATTATACACTTTTGCACTTTGATTTTAATAACCTGGTATTGAATCTGTTAACATCTTTTAAATTATTAGGTCAGTAGCATGATCCACATCTTAAGGCTCATACTTGAACAATATTGTTAATGTGTACCTTCTCACTTAGTTTAATTtatgtattatttatttattgctGGCATCTTGCAGGAAAACACATGTTATGCAGACTATTCAATATCTCTTGGAACATCTTAAGtggacctggcaaacgggtcgggtcgggtcatgagTCAAAACCGATTCGGGTCAAAACGGGGTAATTAAAaaggggttgttttggttcgggtcgaaacgggttccgGTCGGAAcggttaaaaatgtttttttaaacagattgtacatcaagggtc of Helianthus annuus cultivar XRQ/B chromosome 1, HanXRQr2.0-SUNRISE, whole genome shotgun sequence contains these proteins:
- the LOC110904749 gene encoding F-box protein At3g07870 translates to MEDLPSNIMVDILSRLPVKTIIHCRCVCKKWRNIVSESHFANIHLSRSPAGLMIWHQSEQLMTGYCKPGVLKWVEISDDDHRLLHDPVMSLDLSLAPVFQNVQIQQVGSVNGLLCLWKFGPEGDNTFICNPITREYMILPRQKYYREGYAIIVYGFGVGLQTKEYKVIRTFQGDIPPNQYGSTSRPSLLEAEVFTLGTGQWRSLGHVPYWLSGWDGPFLYGKAHWMVVDQDAPEKLCTFDFDKETFQLFPSPPSEAIEDSSIHFQSLAVLNGCLSQSDTYDSQFMIWVMKEYGMKKSWHKEVVTKLLGISVS